The following proteins come from a genomic window of Methanoculleus caldifontis:
- the hemA gene encoding glutamyl-tRNA reductase: MPEPFTTPLALAGINHHIADIATLEAFRFPDETAFLHEARERFRGALLLQTCNRVEVLVQGDGRSLEGFLQEQGRGGFTVFEGEAVSRHLLELAAGIDSLVVGEDQILGQLKRALAAAEEAGTASSVIGLCINKAVHVGVRVRRQTQINRGAVSIGSAAVTLAEKLLGTLRDRHILVVGSGEMGLLVAQALAAKDLTAIYVANRTYERAVVLADKIGGRAVSFKDLYRYIALSDVVISCTAAPHPVIRTEEIREVMEERLWPLDQHPRHLILIDIAQPRDVEDGVRAIEGVHLFTIDDLRSINDAAMGSRRSEADRAREIIDEEVDHFTRLLRRTAADETLALLYTWAESVRARERDRALARLGEKNGRTAEVIDDLTRALTKKLLSDATAAIRASAEYGDIATAEALMRAITRGEPCSQNDE; the protein is encoded by the coding sequence ATGCCTGAACCGTTCACGACTCCGCTCGCGCTCGCGGGCATCAACCACCATATCGCGGATATCGCGACGCTCGAAGCGTTCCGGTTCCCCGACGAGACGGCGTTTCTCCATGAGGCGCGGGAGCGGTTCCGGGGCGCCCTTCTCCTTCAGACCTGCAACCGGGTCGAAGTCCTCGTGCAGGGCGACGGACGGAGCCTTGAAGGATTCCTGCAGGAGCAGGGGAGAGGCGGGTTTACGGTCTTCGAGGGCGAGGCCGTCTCCCGCCATCTCCTCGAGCTCGCCGCGGGCATCGACTCCCTGGTCGTCGGGGAGGACCAGATCCTCGGGCAGCTCAAGCGCGCGCTCGCGGCCGCGGAGGAGGCGGGGACCGCGAGCAGCGTCATCGGGCTCTGCATCAACAAAGCGGTGCACGTAGGGGTCCGGGTCCGGCGCCAGACGCAGATCAACCGCGGCGCGGTCTCGATCGGTTCGGCGGCCGTGACGCTCGCGGAGAAGCTCCTCGGCACCCTCCGCGACCGGCATATCCTGGTCGTGGGGAGCGGGGAGATGGGGCTCCTGGTGGCGCAGGCGCTCGCCGCCAAGGACCTCACGGCCATCTACGTCGCGAACCGGACCTACGAGCGGGCGGTGGTGCTTGCAGACAAGATCGGAGGGCGTGCGGTCAGTTTCAAGGACCTCTACCGCTACATCGCGCTCTCCGACGTCGTCATCTCCTGCACCGCCGCACCGCACCCGGTCATCCGGACCGAGGAGATCCGGGAGGTGATGGAGGAGCGCCTCTGGCCGCTCGACCAGCACCCCCGCCACCTGATCCTCATCGACATCGCCCAGCCCCGCGACGTCGAGGACGGGGTGCGGGCGATCGAGGGGGTGCACCTCTTCACCATCGACGACCTCCGGAGCATCAACGACGCCGCCATGGGCTCCCGGCGGAGCGAGGCGGACCGGGCGCGGGAGATCATCGACGAGGAGGTCGACCACTTCACCCGGCTCCTCCGGCGGACGGCGGCCGACGAGACGCTCGCCCTCCTCTACACCTGGGCGGAGTCGGTCCGGGCGCGTGAACGCGACCGGGCGCTCGCCCGCCTGGGAGAGAAGAACGGCCGCACGGCGGAGGTCATCGACGACCTGACGCGGGCGCTCACGAAGAAGCTCCTCTCGGACGCGACGGCAGCCATCCGGGCGAGTGCGGAGTACGGCGATATAGCAACGGCAGAGGCCCTGATGAGGGCGATTACCCGGGGAGAACCA
- a CDS encoding precorrin-2 dehydrogenase/sirohydrochlorin ferrochelatase family protein, with translation MIPLMLDLMGRRVLIFGGGDVGARKAAYFEHEAEVTVISRSFSPDLEGLAVERQEADLSALADEALQALLAGAFLAVAATPDPALNDRIGRLCAGAGILFNNAAGEAGDVIIPSVVRGSRYLVAISTRGKSPAVSRYLRMRLETEYADLDRMIELQEEMRSVLKEIEPVQEERSKALWKILSDDEIREALAADYDRARAMAIERYLHA, from the coding sequence ATGATCCCTCTCATGCTTGACCTGATGGGCAGGAGGGTGCTCATCTTCGGGGGAGGCGATGTCGGTGCCCGGAAGGCTGCATACTTCGAGCATGAGGCGGAGGTGACGGTGATCAGCCGTTCGTTCTCACCGGACCTTGAGGGCCTCGCGGTAGAGCGGCAGGAGGCCGACCTCTCGGCCCTCGCGGATGAAGCGCTCCAGGCCCTCCTCGCGGGTGCGTTTCTCGCGGTAGCGGCGACGCCGGACCCGGCCCTCAACGACCGTATCGGGAGGCTCTGCGCCGGAGCCGGTATCCTCTTCAACAACGCCGCCGGCGAGGCCGGGGATGTCATCATCCCGTCGGTCGTCCGGGGCAGCCGCTACCTGGTCGCGATCAGCACCCGCGGGAAGAGTCCTGCAGTCTCCCGTTACCTCCGCATGCGGCTCGAGACGGAGTATGCGGATCTCGATCGGATGATTGAACTGCAGGAAGAGATGCGTTCGGTGCTCAAAGAGATCGAACCGGTACAGGAGGAGCGGTCGAAAGCTCTCTGGAAGATCCTCTCGGACGACGAGATCCGGGAGGCGCTCGCCGCCGACTACGACCGGGCGCGCGCGATGGCGATCGAGAGGTATCTGCATGCCTGA